The Bacteroides ovatus genomic interval AATGAAACACGTTTTGTATTCAGAATCTTCTTACTCATCGATTTCAGGATGGAACGGGACATTGAACCGTCAAAAGTCAGATTCTTTACTACATCAGGATTATCTATCCAGTCAATATTCTTTAATTCATTCAAAACAAACTGAACAGCACGCTTCTGCATATCATGAGGAATCACTTCTGATGTATTATACGGATCACCGACATAATGTTCATTGATAAAGAAACCACCCACATTTGCCCAGGCATTATTCAGATAACGCACATACTGCGAAACTAATGCATCATAAAGATGATCTCGATAGGTAAAATCGGGATCCTTATCATTCAGCCATGTATTGAAATTGCCTAATATATATTTCAGGTTCTTGATGCCATAAGCACCTGCCTTCATAGCATCATTACTGATATCTTCCGATAAAGAAGTCGGATCAAAAACACCATAACCTAACTGTTGTTTCCCATATCTATATTCCAAGTCCCCCATTTTACTCTTAATAATGCTTTCTAAATAAGGAACCTCTTCTTCAGTAGTTTTTGCCTCCGGAAATACTGTATATCCCCACTTAATGGCATAATAATCATAAGTACCTAATACTGGAGGAGTAAGACATACATCTTTATCTTCGGGTTGTGCAATATAATTAAAACGGGCATAGTCCATAATAGACGGAGTAGTGCCATGCTCTTGCATAAACACAGGATCACGATACGATTCTGTTGCATAAGCAAAAGAAGATCCCATATTGTGCATCAATCCCAGACAGTGACCTACCTCATGAGATATGATATAGCGCAAACTCTCGTCCAATACATCCTGAGGAAGTTTGGGAGTTCGCACTCTTGGATCAACTTGTGCCGTTTGCACAAATCGCATATCATTCACCAACTGGATAACATCATGATATACAAATACAGAGGCATTAATAATCTGACTATTTCTGGGATCAATCCATGATGGTCCCATCGCATTCGCGATTCCGATCGGAGCATAATTAATACAGTTATACTTTATATTAGCCGGATCAAATTCAGGATCATCTTTCGGGAAGTCTTTCACCTGCATTACATTCTTAAAGCCAATACGTTCAAAAGCTTTATTCCATACCAACACCCCTTCATGAATACCCTTTTTCCATTCTTCAGGGAAAGCATCGTCAACATAAAAAAGAATAGGTTGCGTAGGTTCAACAAGTTCTCCTCGCTTGTAAGCTTCTACATCTTTAGGATATACATTCCACTTATTAGCATAAGTATTCATTTTCACTCCGTCATAATCATCAGCAATCTCTTCCTTATTTGAAGTAAAATAGCCAATGCGCGGATCAGCCATACGCGGCATCATTTCGGGAGTCTCCGGCAGCAAAACAAATGACCGGTTTACTTTTACCGTAACAGGTTCCTGATAGGCAATTGCAACAATGCCCATATAAAGTAAATCCTGCAAATAGCTTAAACTGGATGTTACCGATATGTTATCATCAAATGATTTTATCTGATCGACATAAGAGAGCTCTTTTTTGAAAGTTGCCCGGCGCACACAAGCACCAAACATTGTCTTCTTACCATAAGGGTCAAAAATAGCCTGCGCTTATTATCGCTCACCAGAAAATCCGTCATGTCGAATACTACAGCTGTACTATCTGCATTATACGCCATCACTTTGAATCCTTCCATTACAGGCTCTCCGACTCCTTTCTTCATTGCCTGTTTTATGGACTCATCCTTACTCGTAGAAAAGATCGGGCGACGTGCAAAGTTACTCACTTCGCGCATCTCCATCACACTATCGCGTAATGCGAACTTAATGTGCAGGGGCTTTTTAATTTTTTGCCCAACCAATGCATTTCCATTGTCACTAATCTCTGAAACTGTCGATCCTAGAAGCATCTCGCGATTCTGAAGGGTAAGAGGGAATTCAAATAAGATTTTTCCTTCAATCTTATGAAGAGTTATCACTCCTTTTTTCACTTCATCTTTCTTCCCTTTAAAAATTTTCTCGTAGGGAGACTCTTTCTTCGTAGTTTTCGTGTTTTTTTTCTTCTTTGCGTAAATCGGTTCTACCGTCACTAACATTGCGCACGCTAGTACCAACAAAAGAAACACCTTCTTTGCAACTAACTTATTCACAATCAAAATTATTTTAATTATATTATAAATAATAAAAAACAGTCGCAAAATTATATATAATTCCTATTGAAAGTGAATTTTATCATACCAAATTACAATTATTTTATTCTTTTTTATCTTAAAGGCTTCTATTTAAGAACATATAAAGTGGCTATATTCCAATACAATGTAACATTTGCATATAAAAAGAAAGGGTATCCAAACAGATTGGACACCCTTTCTTTTTATATATTAAATTAACTAATTATTTCTCACCACGTTTCGTAGCCGAATAGTTAATCTTCAAAGCATAAGATTTTCTAAGAGCATTTTTTACA includes:
- a CDS encoding DUF5118 domain-containing protein, translated to MNKLVAKKVFLLLVLACAMLVTVEPIYAKKKKNTKTTKKESPYEKIFKGKKDEVKKGVITLHKIEGKILFEFPLTLQNREMLLGSTVSEISDNGNALVGQKIKKPLHIKFALRDSVMEMREVSNFARRPIFSTSKDESIKQAMKKGVGEPVMEGFKVMAYNADSTAVVFDMTDFLVSDNKRRLFLTLMVRRQCLVLVCAGQLSKKSSLMSIR
- a CDS encoding zinc-dependent metalloprotease; translation: MFGACVRRATFKKELSYVDQIKSFDDNISVTSSLSYLQDLLYMGIVAIAYQEPVTVKVNRSFVLLPETPEMMPRMADPRIGYFTSNKEEIADDYDGVKMNTYANKWNVYPKDVEAYKRGELVEPTQPILFYVDDAFPEEWKKGIHEGVLVWNKAFERIGFKNVMQVKDFPKDDPEFDPANIKYNCINYAPIGIANAMGPSWIDPRNSQIINASVFVYHDVIQLVNDMRFVQTAQVDPRVRTPKLPQDVLDESLRYIISHEVGHCLGLMHNMGSSFAYATESYRDPVFMQEHGTTPSIMDYARFNYIAQPEDKDVCLTPPVLGTYDYYAIKWGYTVFPEAKTTEEEVPYLESIIKSKMGDLEYRYGKQQLGYGVFDPTSLSEDISNDAMKAGAYGIKNLKYILGNFNTWLNDKDPDFTYRDHLYDALVSQYVRYLNNAWANVGGFFINEHYVGDPYNTSEVIPHDMQKRAVQFVLNELKNIDWIDNPDVVKNLTFDGSMSRSILKSMSKKILNTKRVSLAAYRDSSAYSPQEYLDDIYTILWESTIKNVEPTESERILQTEVLMGIIRNADPLTKKDEIDEVLFADLKQAAQTGALQLPANTDLPLFQLFEVYKHLTEQGDADCCVDAGHYYQTANAMKKINEYAGFDYIYYVLNTSNNNQNHLYFDLLTRIKNIVEKRKNSGSYATRSHYEYLLSIINDFEKAK